One Paraburkholderia agricolaris DNA segment encodes these proteins:
- a CDS encoding glycosyltransferase family 25 protein: MKTFLISLSQDEARRKLLKGRFPQASEAFEIVSAVDGRSMSAREYFQLAAPLYRSKGELLSPAEVGCALSHLEAYRQFLDTGEKMALILEDDIEGRDEDISRIARVAEQLDNDFLLCCGAQDGLRSRRWLFGKQRSSSEPGVFTVNGHSYRQMWRTACYVLSRGMAADLLARQSAVLHKADDWASLLKRSKGEVLFCDVLSHPAQHAGSSIEAERTLLMRQDFKGRNKPAEDYFNYLMKRFSLFRSIFLSMCGFLNGYRRIFRDI; the protein is encoded by the coding sequence ATGAAAACATTTCTGATTTCACTGTCGCAGGATGAGGCCCGGAGGAAGCTGCTAAAAGGCAGATTTCCCCAGGCGTCAGAAGCATTTGAAATTGTGAGCGCGGTCGACGGACGCTCGATGAGCGCGCGGGAGTATTTTCAGCTTGCCGCTCCGCTTTATCGTTCGAAAGGTGAGTTGCTGAGCCCGGCGGAAGTAGGTTGTGCGCTGAGCCATCTTGAAGCGTATCGGCAATTTCTGGATACCGGCGAAAAGATGGCTCTAATCCTTGAGGACGATATCGAGGGGCGCGATGAAGACATCAGCCGAATTGCGCGTGTTGCGGAGCAACTGGATAACGACTTTTTGCTTTGCTGCGGCGCGCAGGATGGGCTGCGCTCACGCAGGTGGCTTTTCGGCAAGCAGCGAAGTTCGAGCGAGCCTGGCGTGTTCACGGTCAACGGGCATTCCTATCGGCAAATGTGGCGAACCGCCTGTTACGTATTGTCTAGAGGCATGGCGGCTGACTTGCTTGCCAGGCAATCCGCGGTGTTGCACAAGGCTGACGATTGGGCCTCGCTACTGAAACGCTCAAAAGGCGAGGTGCTTTTTTGCGACGTGCTCTCGCATCCTGCGCAGCATGCCGGGAGCAGCATTGAAGCTGAAAGGACTTTGCTGATGAGGCAGGACTTTAAAGGCCGTAATAAGCCTGCCGAAGACTACTTCAACTATTTGATGAAGCGATTCTCTCTGTTTCGTTCGATATTTTTGTCCATGTGCGGTTTTTTGAATGGATACAGGAGAATTTTTCGGGACATCTAG
- a CDS encoding DUF1972 domain-containing protein, with protein sequence MKKDLAILGTRGIPARHGGFETFAERLALYLVKQGWRVTVYCQADTAENLCEVDEWKGVRRVTISTNAPGAWGTMAFDFKAVRHVIEARPDVVLTLGYNTAVFSSWLRLSGINNIFNMDGLEWQRIKWSAPAKVWLWLNERIGCLVGNHLIADHPSIADHLATRVSRKKITTIVYGADRATRDLQHSVLSKYDLAGLPYGILIARPEAENSILEIVTAFSQRRRQAKLMVLGSYNGQQNAYHQRVLDAASEEVIFPGAIYDHAAVSALRANARFYLHGHQVGGTNPSLVEALGAGCAVIAHNNRFNRWVAGDSAKFFSTVEECNACISELLDDDELVDRLSSASVKRFEEEFQWNKILTEYERLLEKYTRRYPKYAVQPGRAEGALPEGDEM encoded by the coding sequence ATGAAAAAAGACCTTGCTATTCTGGGGACGCGCGGGATTCCCGCGCGACATGGTGGCTTTGAGACTTTTGCGGAGCGTTTGGCACTTTATCTGGTGAAGCAGGGGTGGCGAGTGACCGTTTACTGCCAGGCGGACACTGCCGAGAACCTTTGCGAGGTAGACGAATGGAAAGGCGTGCGGCGCGTTACGATTTCCACGAATGCGCCTGGCGCGTGGGGCACGATGGCGTTCGATTTTAAGGCCGTGCGTCATGTAATCGAGGCGAGACCCGATGTGGTGTTGACGCTCGGTTACAACACGGCGGTTTTCTCAAGCTGGCTTCGTCTGTCCGGGATAAACAACATTTTCAACATGGATGGACTTGAGTGGCAGCGAATAAAGTGGAGCGCACCAGCGAAAGTTTGGTTGTGGCTGAATGAGCGGATTGGTTGCCTCGTTGGTAACCATTTGATAGCCGACCATCCGTCGATTGCCGATCACCTGGCAACACGGGTGTCCAGAAAAAAGATCACAACGATTGTCTACGGCGCTGACCGGGCAACGCGCGATCTCCAGCATTCCGTGTTGAGTAAATACGATCTTGCAGGCTTGCCGTACGGCATCCTCATAGCAAGACCGGAAGCGGAGAACTCGATCCTGGAGATCGTCACCGCATTCTCACAACGCCGGCGGCAGGCCAAATTGATGGTGTTGGGAAGTTATAACGGACAGCAGAACGCGTATCACCAGAGGGTTCTGGACGCCGCAAGCGAGGAAGTCATTTTCCCAGGCGCAATCTATGACCATGCCGCTGTTAGCGCGCTTCGCGCAAATGCGCGCTTCTATCTTCACGGACATCAGGTGGGCGGCACGAATCCCTCTCTTGTGGAAGCGTTGGGTGCCGGGTGCGCGGTGATTGCGCATAACAATCGGTTCAACCGCTGGGTGGCTGGAGATAGCGCGAAATTTTTCTCGACGGTCGAAGAATGCAACGCCTGTATCTCCGAACTGTTGGACGACGACGAGCTTGTCGATCGCTTAAGTTCGGCGAGCGTTAAGCGCTTTGAAGAAGAATTTCAGTGGAACAAGATTCTCACGGAATATGAGCGGCTGCTGGAAAAATACACGCGGCGGTATCCGAAATACGCCGTGCAGCCAGGCAGAGCAGAAGGCGCGCTGCCCGAGGGCGATGAGATGTGA
- the bla gene encoding class A beta-lactamase has translation MITRRKFAGAMLGVSIAGVAVGSGGAFAKVVKASATKQGGGAVKVEAIRQRLAQIEAESGGRLGVSILDTTSGLHTGLRTDERFPMCSTFKLLAAGLVLTRVDHGQENLERRVVFSKSDLVPYSPATSRHTRELTGEAGMSVADLCKAAITLSDNTAANLLLASFGGPAALTAFARSIGDGVTRLDRNEPALNEATPGDPRDTTTPNAMLGNLRELLLDERLSSPSRAQLLAWLAANQTGGERIRAKLPKDWGVGDKTGTGDHGTANDIAILWPPGRGPILVTVYLTETSGDAARCNAAIANVGAVVVAAV, from the coding sequence ATGATCACAAGACGGAAATTCGCGGGCGCGATGCTCGGTGTTTCGATAGCTGGGGTTGCGGTTGGCAGCGGTGGAGCGTTTGCGAAAGTGGTGAAGGCGAGCGCCACCAAACAAGGCGGCGGCGCGGTCAAGGTGGAGGCAATTCGCCAGCGGCTCGCGCAGATCGAAGCGGAAAGCGGCGGACGGCTCGGCGTTTCGATCCTCGACACAACGTCCGGATTGCATACCGGTTTGCGGACGGACGAGCGGTTTCCGATGTGCAGCACGTTCAAACTGCTGGCAGCGGGGCTTGTACTGACGCGCGTGGATCACGGGCAGGAGAATCTGGAGCGGCGTGTCGTATTTTCGAAAAGCGATCTTGTGCCGTACTCGCCGGCGACCAGCCGGCACACCCGCGAGCTGACCGGTGAGGCGGGGATGAGCGTCGCCGACTTGTGCAAGGCAGCCATTACGCTCAGCGACAACACCGCGGCCAATCTGCTGCTGGCAAGCTTCGGCGGTCCCGCTGCTTTGACCGCGTTCGCGCGTAGTATCGGCGACGGCGTCACGCGTCTGGACCGTAACGAACCGGCGCTGAACGAAGCGACACCCGGCGATCCGCGCGACACCACCACACCCAACGCGATGCTCGGCAATTTGCGCGAACTGCTGCTGGACGAGCGCTTGTCCTCGCCGTCGCGTGCGCAATTGCTGGCCTGGCTTGCCGCGAATCAGACCGGTGGCGAACGGATTCGCGCGAAGCTGCCGAAGGATTGGGGCGTCGGCGATAAAACCGGCACGGGCGATCACGGCACGGCAAACGACATCGCGATTCTCTGGCCGCCGGGACGCGGGCCGATTCTCGTCACGGTCTACCTCACGGAGACAAGCGGCGATGCGGCGCGCTGCAATGCGGCGATCGCAAACGTTGGCGCGGTCGTGGTGGCGGCAGTTTGA
- a CDS encoding citryl-CoA lyase, translated as MTQAFDAARLAAEYWSTSIIDIHPGSIKVRGFPIQELIGNVSFPQMIWLMLRGELPDAAQARLFEAALVASVDHGPHAPSIAISRMATSCGLPLNGAMASAINALDDVHGGAGQQAVELYDSIAALMEAGATLEGAVEQGVDAFTAEHGKYLPGFGHRFHPVDPRAIRLLALVDENVEQKSISGQYASIARGIEALLKQRKNKPVPMNIDGATAVIYAELGFAPELARGVFCLSRAVGILSHAWEQRGRNERNKGPMPRQMGYTYTGKPERHLS; from the coding sequence ATGACGCAAGCATTCGACGCTGCCAGGCTCGCCGCCGAGTACTGGAGCACTTCGATCATCGATATTCATCCCGGCTCGATCAAGGTACGCGGTTTTCCGATTCAGGAACTGATTGGCAACGTCAGCTTTCCGCAAATGATCTGGCTGATGCTGCGCGGAGAGCTGCCTGACGCCGCGCAAGCGCGTCTGTTCGAGGCGGCGCTGGTGGCATCGGTGGATCATGGCCCACACGCCCCGTCGATTGCGATCTCGCGAATGGCAACCAGTTGCGGTTTGCCGTTGAACGGCGCAATGGCCTCGGCGATCAATGCGCTGGACGACGTGCATGGCGGTGCGGGTCAGCAGGCGGTCGAACTGTACGATTCGATCGCCGCGCTCATGGAAGCAGGCGCCACGCTGGAGGGCGCGGTCGAGCAAGGAGTCGATGCATTTACCGCTGAGCACGGCAAGTATCTGCCCGGCTTTGGACACCGCTTTCATCCGGTCGATCCGCGGGCCATCCGGCTTCTTGCACTCGTGGATGAGAACGTCGAACAAAAAAGTATCAGTGGGCAATACGCCTCGATTGCGCGCGGCATTGAAGCCTTGCTCAAGCAGCGCAAGAACAAGCCCGTACCGATGAATATCGACGGCGCAACCGCCGTGATCTACGCGGAACTGGGTTTTGCGCCGGAGCTGGCACGCGGCGTGTTTTGCCTGTCACGCGCGGTCGGGATTCTGTCGCATGCGTGGGAGCAGCGCGGACGCAACGAGCGCAACAAAGGCCCGATGCCGCGCCAGATGGGCTACACCTACACGGGCAAGCCCGAACGTCACCTGTCCTGA
- a CDS encoding LysR family transcriptional regulator: MRPYLPLNALRAFESSARHLSFTRAALELNVTQAAVSQQVRTLEERLGTTLFKRLPRGLAMTDEGLALRPVLTDAFDRIEAVLKQFEGGHFHEVLTVGVVGTFAVGWLMPRLRSFREAHPFVELRLLTNNNLVDLATEGLDFAIRFGDGTWPGSLATRLLDAPLAILCAPEIARRLAEPADLANETLLRSYRVDDWATWFAAAGIPPRPIRGPVFDSSRLMVEAAMQGAGIALAPALMFDHEINTGRLVRPFEVEVHAGSYWLTWLKGKPMTPAMTLFSQWIVKEAALPEQG; this comes from the coding sequence ATGAGACCGTATCTTCCGTTGAATGCGCTGCGCGCCTTCGAGTCGTCCGCGCGGCATTTGAGCTTTACGCGCGCCGCGCTCGAGTTGAACGTCACCCAGGCCGCGGTGAGTCAGCAGGTCAGGACGCTGGAGGAGCGGCTCGGCACGACGCTATTCAAACGTTTGCCTCGCGGACTGGCAATGACGGATGAAGGCCTGGCGCTGCGCCCTGTCCTCACCGATGCGTTCGATCGCATCGAAGCCGTGCTCAAGCAGTTCGAGGGGGGCCACTTTCACGAGGTGTTGACAGTCGGCGTGGTGGGTACCTTCGCGGTAGGCTGGTTGATGCCGCGACTCAGGTCGTTTCGCGAAGCGCATCCGTTTGTCGAATTGCGTCTGCTCACCAACAACAATCTGGTCGACCTCGCCACGGAAGGCCTCGACTTCGCAATTCGTTTCGGCGACGGCACCTGGCCAGGCTCGCTCGCCACCCGGCTGCTCGACGCGCCGCTCGCGATTCTGTGTGCGCCTGAAATCGCGCGGCGCCTGGCCGAACCCGCGGATCTCGCCAATGAAACCTTGCTGCGCTCCTATCGGGTCGATGACTGGGCGACCTGGTTCGCGGCCGCCGGTATTCCGCCGCGGCCAATTCGTGGACCGGTGTTCGATTCTTCGCGATTGATGGTGGAGGCGGCGATGCAGGGCGCGGGCATTGCGTTGGCGCCCGCGCTAATGTTCGATCACGAGATCAACACGGGCCGCCTGGTGCGCCCATTCGAAGTGGAGGTTCACGCCGGCAGCTACTGGTTGACGTGGTTGAAGGGCAAACCAATGACGCCGGCCATGACGCTGTTCAGCCAGTGGATCGTCAAGGAAGCAGCGTTGCCCGAACAAGGCTAG
- a CDS encoding glycosyltransferase family 4 protein, translating to MKIGYTKGNYPEQRCVLGKVPDTTYQKIGNPIFIRLLAKIERKLSRKQLSFFDFFHVEKKSPDVDCFHFFNDVSNTRKPWVSTFESMIPRENFYLDAKQSRNADGSLRHSRLVRYKLGLIARDNCKKIIALSQCNMRMQLRMLESYPELREAIVRKMAVIPPPQALISGCAEKPDDGIVRFTFVGRQFFQKGGYETLEAFARLESEGITGYELTLVGDLSETWNHAHRGVQDKEETLQQARALISSSQRITHKTKLPNAEVIELLRRTHVGLLPTWADTYGYSVLEFQAAGCPVITTNVRALPEINNGSVGWVVDLPLNESNELDVNNETVKRQLRDAIIDGIYKAARDAIEHPEALRERGQRCIERVASEHSPAAYADQLNRLYAA from the coding sequence ATGAAAATCGGATATACGAAAGGCAACTACCCTGAACAGCGCTGCGTGCTGGGAAAAGTGCCGGACACCACATATCAAAAAATCGGCAATCCGATTTTCATCCGTCTCCTTGCGAAGATCGAGCGAAAGCTCAGCAGGAAGCAATTGTCGTTCTTCGATTTCTTCCACGTCGAGAAGAAATCGCCTGATGTTGATTGCTTCCATTTTTTCAACGACGTTTCGAACACCCGTAAGCCCTGGGTGTCGACGTTCGAGTCGATGATCCCGCGCGAGAATTTTTATCTTGATGCCAAGCAATCGCGCAATGCAGACGGTTCGCTTAGACACAGTCGGCTAGTCCGGTACAAACTTGGCCTGATCGCCCGAGACAATTGCAAAAAAATTATCGCACTCTCCCAATGCAATATGCGTATGCAACTTCGCATGCTGGAGTCCTATCCGGAGCTCAGGGAAGCCATCGTACGAAAGATGGCGGTTATTCCGCCGCCTCAGGCATTGATCAGTGGTTGCGCCGAAAAGCCGGATGATGGCATTGTCCGTTTCACCTTCGTCGGGCGGCAGTTTTTCCAGAAGGGAGGCTACGAAACCCTTGAAGCTTTTGCGCGCCTGGAATCGGAGGGAATCACAGGATATGAGCTAACGCTGGTAGGCGATCTTTCCGAGACCTGGAACCATGCCCACCGCGGGGTTCAGGATAAAGAGGAAACCCTGCAGCAGGCCCGGGCGTTGATTTCCAGTAGTCAGCGCATCACGCACAAAACGAAACTGCCCAACGCCGAAGTCATCGAGCTATTGCGGCGCACCCACGTTGGCCTGTTACCGACATGGGCCGACACTTACGGTTACTCGGTCCTGGAGTTCCAGGCGGCGGGTTGCCCGGTCATTACGACCAATGTTCGCGCGCTTCCGGAGATCAACAACGGTTCGGTGGGATGGGTTGTGGATCTGCCGCTCAACGAATCAAACGAGCTCGACGTGAATAACGAAACCGTCAAACGGCAGCTTCGTGATGCGATTATCGACGGTATTTACAAAGCAGCTCGCGATGCGATCGAGCACCCTGAAGCACTGCGCGAGCGGGGGCAACGATGCATTGAACGCGTAGCCTCCGAGCACAGCCCGGCTGCCTATGCCGATCAATTGAATCGGCTTTATGCCGCGTGA
- a CDS encoding IclR family transcriptional regulator: protein MPTPTDKSNSKETEGVAVIDRACAILFAFRPDDAALTLAELAARTGLYKSTLLRLAGSLIQHRLLLRLDDGRYQLGPATFMLGALYQRSLNVGDILVPLMRELAETSGESVSFYVRDEAVRVCLHRVDSTHAVRFHVREGDVLPLESGSGGHALLAFGGTPGAPYEKIREDFYCVSIGERDRETAGISMPVFGVRQSLRGVLTLAGPSSRIDQAFFERNLDALFDCAARATDALGGDSRAMRNAQRRAAALQDR from the coding sequence ATGCCAACGCCCACGGACAAATCAAACTCAAAGGAAACCGAGGGCGTTGCCGTCATCGATCGTGCTTGCGCGATCCTGTTCGCCTTCCGGCCGGATGACGCCGCGCTCACGCTCGCCGAACTCGCGGCGCGCACGGGGCTTTACAAGAGCACGTTATTGCGACTCGCGGGCTCGTTGATCCAGCACCGCCTGCTGCTGCGTCTGGACGACGGCCGTTATCAACTCGGCCCCGCCACCTTCATGCTCGGCGCGCTGTATCAGCGCAGCCTCAACGTCGGCGATATTCTGGTGCCGCTGATGCGTGAACTCGCGGAAACAAGCGGTGAAAGCGTGTCCTTCTATGTGCGCGACGAAGCGGTGCGCGTGTGCCTGCATCGTGTGGACTCCACCCATGCGGTGCGTTTTCATGTGCGCGAAGGTGACGTACTGCCGCTGGAAAGCGGCTCGGGCGGCCATGCGTTGCTGGCGTTCGGCGGCACGCCGGGCGCACCGTACGAGAAGATTCGCGAGGATTTCTACTGTGTGTCGATCGGCGAGCGCGATCGGGAGACGGCTGGGATTTCGATGCCGGTATTCGGCGTGCGCCAGAGCTTGCGCGGCGTGCTCACGCTCGCGGGCCCGAGTTCGCGCATCGATCAGGCGTTTTTCGAGCGCAATCTCGACGCGTTGTTCGATTGCGCCGCGCGTGCCACGGATGCCTTAGGCGGCGACTCACGCGCCATGCGCAACGCGCAGCGGCGCGCGGCCGCGCTTCAGGACAGGTGA